In Zingiber officinale cultivar Zhangliang chromosome 3B, Zo_v1.1, whole genome shotgun sequence, a single window of DNA contains:
- the LOC122056667 gene encoding uncharacterized protein LOC122056667 has protein sequence MRKFDPWPVFFRREFNRNWPFLVGFFVTGVLVVKLTAGLTEEDAKNSPFVQEHNRK, from the exons ATGAGGAAGTTTGATCCGTGGCCGGTGTTCTTCAGGAGGGAGTTCAACCGCAACTGGCCTTTCCTCGTTGGATTCTTCGTCACCGGAGTCCTCGTCGTTAAGTTGACCGCCGGCCTCACTG AGGAGGACGCCAAGAATTCCCCATTCGTGCAGGAGCACAACCGAAA GTGA